TTGGCGGACGATACCCTTGAGCGGCTAAATGGCGGACAGATTCTTTAGCATCATGTAAAAGATGATCGCTATTAATACTGATACCATCCTGTGGCCTAATAAACCCATATTCAGCAGCTTCCTGCGCACTGGTACTCACCTTTGCCATTGCGATCGTCTCAAAGACGTTATTTGCAATCGCTTGATAGTCAATGTTTGCTCCTTGCGGCAATCGATCAATTTGTCGGAGGTAAAGTTCTTTATTACCACCACCTCCTGGAATCAGCCCCACACCTGTCTCTACTAACCCCATATATGTTTCCATTGAGGCTTGAATACGTGCCGATGGTAGACAAATCTCAGTGCCACCACCTAATGTCATGGCAAAGGGGGCACTCACAACAGGTTTTGCCGAGTAGCGAATGGCTGTCATCGCTTTTTGGAAATGACGCACAACGAGGTCTATTTCTGAAAAATTCATGTCTTGCGCTTCCATTAAAATCATCATAAGATTGGCACCGACACAAAAGTTTTTACCTTGATTATTAATGACGAGCCCTTGATAATTCTTCTCTACTTCATCAATTGATTTATTAATCATTTGTAAAACATCAAGACCAATTGAATTATTTTTTGAAGTAAATTCAAGACACGCTACGTCATCACCTATATCAATCAAAGCAGCACCAGTATTTTTCATAATGACACGGTCATTGTCCTTAAGAGTAGCGAGATGAATGACTTTTGAATTAAACTTTATTTCTTTGTACTCTCCTTGATGGTAGTAAGCATGTTTATCTTTATAAAAGTGAGTGAATCCTTTTTCAAGCATCGCCTCAATCCATGAAGGCACTGTTTCTCCTTCTTCTTTCATTCGATTAACAGATTCTTCAACCCCGATAGCATCCCACGTCTCAAACGGTCCTAAATCCCAGCCAAACCCCCATTTCATCGCTTGGTCAATATCATATAGTGACTCAGCCACTTCACCATATTTTTCAGCTGCATAAAGGAGTGTTGGTTTTAGTACGCTCCAAACGAGTTCTCCAGCCCGATCATCAGCATATACAAGCGCTTTCATTTTAGCGGATGTGCCTTTAGCCTGTTTACTCTTTTCCACAGAGGGTGCAGATAATTTTTGTCTTGGCTCATATGTCATTTTTTTATAATTTAGTTCTAGAATAGCACTGCCTGTTTCACTTTTTTCCTTATAATAAAATCCTTGTCCTGTTTTACTCCCAAGCATTTTTTTATGTGCCATATCTTTCATGAATGCAGGTGGATCAAATATGTCCTTTTCCTTGCCTTCTACCTGATCATAGACATTTTTCGCCACATGCAGGAATGTATCTAGCCCTACCACATCCAAGGTTCTAAACGTAGCACTCTTAGGTCGGCCAAGAGCAGGCCCTGTGACAGAGTCAACTTCTCCAACACTGTAACCACGGGCTTCCATCTCTCGTACTGTCACTAACAGCCCATAAGTACCAATCCTATTAGCAATAAAGTTAGGCGTATCCTTCGCTTCCACAACCCCTTTCCCTAAGGTGTTTTCTGCGAATTGTTTCATATATTCAAAGATTTCATCTGATGTATCTTTTGTACGAATTAATTCAAGCAGCTTTAAATACCTCGGAGGATTAAAGAAATGCGTGCCTAAAAAGTGACGTTTAAAATCCTCTGAACGGCCTTCTGCCATTGCTTCGATCGAAATTCCTGATGTATTTGAACTGACCACTGCTCCTT
The genomic region above belongs to Bacillus sp. A301a_S52 and contains:
- a CDS encoding enoyl-CoA hydratase/isomerase family protein, yielding MSRTIKKVAVLGSGIMGSAIAAHCANIGIPSLLLDILPKELSEHEKKRGLTLNDKQVRDRLATAAIQQLKKQKPAPLAKKRNVDLIEAGNMADDMPRLSEVDWIIEVVTENLEIKKEVFATVDKYRRKGAVVSSNTSGISIEAMAEGRSEDFKRHFLGTHFFNPPRYLKLLELIRTKDTSDEIFEYMKQFAENTLGKGVVEAKDTPNFIANRIGTYGLLVTVREMEARGYSVGEVDSVTGPALGRPKSATFRTLDVVGLDTFLHVAKNVYDQVEGKEKDIFDPPAFMKDMAHKKMLGSKTGQGFYYKEKSETGSAILELNYKKMTYEPRQKLSAPSVEKSKQAKGTSAKMKALVYADDRAGELVWSVLKPTLLYAAEKYGEVAESLYDIDQAMKWGFGWDLGPFETWDAIGVEESVNRMKEEGETVPSWIEAMLEKGFTHFYKDKHAYYHQGEYKEIKFNSKVIHLATLKDNDRVIMKNTGAALIDIGDDVACLEFTSKNNSIGLDVLQMINKSIDEVEKNYQGLVINNQGKNFCVGANLMMILMEAQDMNFSEIDLVVRHFQKAMTAIRYSAKPVVSAPFAMTLGGGTEICLPSARIQASMETYMGLVETGVGLIPGGGGNKELYLRQIDRLPQGANIDYQAIANNVFETIAMAKVSTSAQEAAEYGFIRPQDGISINSDHLLHDAKESVRHLAAQGYRPPTRKKIRVVGEPGYATMLLGAKSMKFSGLLSDHDMKIAEKLAFVIAGGRVPKGTEVDEDYLLDIEREAFLSLTGEPKTQQRMQHMLTKGKPLRN